ACGCGTCCGAGCGGGTGAGCCGGAAGCCGGGGGTCTCGTCGGGGTCGGACATGCCCATGAGCAGGCCCTGCCCCTCCCGGTGGAAGTAGAAGGAGGTGCCGAAGTCGATGGTGAACGGCGTGTGCGGGTCCAGCCCCGGCACCGGCTCGGTGACCAGGACCTGCCGGCGCAGGGGCGTGACGGGCAGGTCCACGCCGGCCCACGCGCCGACCTGCGCCGACCAGGCCCCCGCGGCGCAGACGACGGCGCCGGTGCGGACGGTCCCGGCCTGCGTGTGCACGGCCGTGACCCGCCCGTCGACGACGTCGATGCCCGTGGCCGCGCAGTGCGGCACGACGGTGGCGCCGGCGCGGCGGGCCGCCGAGGCGTAGCCGAGGACCACCGACTCGGGGGTGCAGTGGCCGTCGGCCGGCGACCACGCGGCGGCCAGCAGGCCCTCGGGGCTGATCAGCGGGGACAGCCGCCGGGCCTCGGCGACGTCGACCATCCGGCTGGGGATGCCCAGGGCGTTCTGCTGGGCGACGGCGGCCGCGAAGTCGGTGACCGCCTCCGGCGTGCCGAGCAGGAAGAGGTACCCGACCGGGGCGAAGTCGATCTCCTGGCCGAAGCGCGTGGGGAAGTCGCGGAAGGTCTCCAGGCTGCGGGCGCCGAGCGCGATGTTGACCGGGTCGGAGAACATCGCGCGGACGCCGCCGGCGGCCTTGCAGGTGGACCCGGAGCCCAGGGCGTCGCGCTCGACCAAGACGACGTCGCGGACCCCGGCGCGGGCCAGCTCGTACGCCGTCGCCAGGCCGACCACTCCCCCGCCGACGACCACGACCGACGCGGACGACGGCACCTGCTGGCTCATCGGGGTCCTCCTGGAAGGCGGGTACGGGTCTCCATCCTGGGTGTGCGCACGCCGCCGCACCAGGCCCCGGAGGCGTGGCTCGCCGCGGCGGGACACGATCCCCGCGTGCACGTCCTGGGCACGCACCGCGGCCGCGGGGCCCGCGGGGCCGCGGCACGTGCACACACCGCGGATGCCACCGATGACCAGGACGCCCGGCCGGCCGGCCGCGGGCGTCACCCGCCGAGGGCGGCGACGGCCTCGGCGGCGGTGCAGCGGTGGCTGAGCAGGCTGTAGTCGAGGGCGGCCAGCGAGCGCCGGGCGGCGTCCTCGTCGACCACCCCGCACGCGTCCTCGACCACCACCGGCAGGAACCCGAGGTCGGCGGCGTGCCGGGCGGTCGGCTCGATGCCGATCTCCAGGACGGCGCCGACCAGCAGCAGCGTGGTCACGCCGCGGTCGCGCAGCGCGGCCTCCAGCGGGGTGCCGACCAGCGCCGACATCCCCAGCTTGTCGAACACCGGCTCCCCGTCGACCGGGGCCAGCTCACCGGTGATGCGGGTGTGCTCGGCGTCCGGCGGGAAGGCGGCGGTGACCGCCCCGGCCCGGTCGGTCCGCTGCCAGGCCATCGCCGTGCGCAGCGCGCTGACCCCCATGTGCGACGGCGGCAGCGACACGTGCCGCACGTAGAACACGGGCACGCCGGAGGCGCGGGCCGCGCGCAGCACGTCGTCGATCCGCGCGACGAGCCCCTCGCGGTCCCGGACGTGGGCCAGGATGCCCACCTGCGCGTCGTAGACCAGGACGGCCCCGGCCCCCGGGCGGCACATCTCGGCCACCGTCTCCGGGACGTCCACGCCGAAGGCCCGCTGCATGCCGGGAGCGTCCCAGCCGCGGGCGGCGGGCACCAGCCCCGCACGGCGGGGTCCCCGGCCCGGTGGTAGGCACGGGGTGCAGCCGATCCCGGGAGGCGACGTGCAGGCGGTGGTCTACGAGCGCACCGGCGGGCCCGAGGTGCTCACGGTCCGCGAGGTGCCCGACCCCGAGCCCGGGGACGGCGAGGTGCTGGTCGACGTCGAGGCCGTCGGCGTCAACTTCCGCGACGTCTACGAGCGGGAGGGCCGCCCGCCCTACACCGCCGACCCGCCCGCGGTCCTGGGCGCCGAGGGTGCCGGCCGCGTCGTGGGGACCGGGGAGCGGGTCGCCTGGCTCGGCGTCCCGGGCAGCTACGCCGCCCGGGTGGCCGCGCCGCGCGCCGCGCTGGTGCCCGTCCCGGACGGCGTGGGCTCGGAGGTGGCCGCCGCCGTGCTGCTGCAGGGCTGCACCGCCCAGTACCTGGCCGCCGACTCCCACCCCGTGGCCCAGGGCGAGTGGGTGGTGGTGCACAGCGCCGCGGGCGGGGTCGGGCTGCTGCTCACCCAGCTGGTGCGTGACCGCGGCGGGCACGTGCTGGCCACGACCTCGACGGAGGAGAAGGCGGAGCTGGCGCGGGCCGCGGGCGCCGACGAGGTCGTGGTCGGCTACGACGGCTTCGCCGAGCGGGTGCGCGAGCTCTCCGGCGGCGAGGGCGCCGCGGCGGTCTACGACGGCGTCGGGCGCACGACGTTCGCCGACGGGCTGCGGGCGTTGCGGCCGACCGGGCGGATGATCGTCTACGGCGCGGCCAGCGGGCAGCCCGAGCCGCTGGAGGTGCAGCGGCTGGCCGCGCACGGCTCGCTGTACGTGCAGCGGCCCACGCTGGCCACCTACACGCGCACCCCGGAGATGCTGCGCGAGCGGGCCGGCGCGGTGCTCGACCTGGTGGCCGCCGGCCGCCTCGACGTCCGCATCGGCGCGCGCCTGCCGCTGGCGCAGGCCCGCCGGGCGCACGAGGACCTCGAGGGCCGCCGCACCACGGGCAAGGTGCTGCTGCTCCCCTGACCGGCCGCCCTCACCCGTCCAGGGGGACGACCCGCCACCGCCCGTCCAGGGCGGCCGCGTCGTGGCTGACCAGCAGCACGGTCCGCCGGTCCCCGGCCAGCAGGGCGAGCACCCGGGCGGAGAGGTCGGGGTCGAGGTGCGCGGTCGGCTCGTCGAGGAGCAGCACGTCGGCCGGGGCGAGCAGGGCCCGGGCCAGGCCCACGCGGGCCCGCTCGCCGGCCGACAGGCGCTCGCCGGCGTCGCCGAGCCAGCCGTCCAGCCCCACGGAGTCGAGCAGGGCACCGAGGCCGACCTCGCCGAGGGCGGCGGCCAGCTCGGCGTCGGACGCGCCGGGCCGGCCCAGGCGCAGGTTCGCCGCCAGGCTGCCGGCGAGCACCTGCGGCTCCTGCGGCGCCCACGCCAGCCGGGACCGGACGGCGGCGAGGGACAGCCGGCGCAGGTCGGTGCCGCCGAGCGTGACCCGGCCGGCGTCGGGGTCGCGGGAGCGCAGGACGAGCGCGAGGACGGTGCTCTTGCCCGCCCCGCTGCGCCCGGTCAGGGCCACCTTGGCGCCGTCGGGCACGGTGAGGTCCAGGCCGGCGAGCGCGGGCGCCGCCGACCCCGGGTGGGTGAGCGCGACCCCCTCGAACTGCAGCGCCGACCCCGGCGGCAGCGGCAGCGGCGCGTCCGGGTCGGTGACCGCGGGCGGCAGCCCGCCGAGCGCGCGCACCCGCCCGGCGGCGGCGCGGATCCCCCCGGCGGTGCTCCACGCCGCCCCCAGCCCGCCGACCGCCTCGAAGGCCCCGAGCACCCCGAGCGCGCAGGCGGCCAGCAGCAGCGGGCTGGTCGTCCCGGCCGCGACGTCCTGCCCGACCAGCCACAGCGCCGCGACCAGGCCGAGGCCGGGGACGCCCTCGCGGCAGGCCGTCGTCAGCGCGGCGAGGCGGGCCGCGGCCCGCTCGGCGTCCTCCTGCCGGGCGAGGTGGGCGTCCAGGCCGCGCAGGGCCGTGGCGCCGCCGTCGCCGCTGAGGTGGTCGGCCAGGCCGCGCACCAGGTCGAGGGTGTCGGCCGCGACGTCGGCGTCGGCGCGGGCGGCGGCCACCGCCGCCCGCCGGCCCAGGTGCGCGGCCGCGGCCGGCACGCCGACGCCGAGCAGGAGCAGCAGCCCCGCCAGGACGGCGGCCGTGGCCGGCGACACGAGGGCGGTGAGGGTGACCGCCACCCCGCCGGCGAGGACGGCGACGCCGGCGGGCACGAGCAGGCGGGCGACGACGCCCTGCAGCTCGTCGACGTCGGCCCGCACCCGCGACAGCAGCTCGCCGCCCCGGGCACCGGTGAGCGCGGCCGGCGCGAGGGGCGTGAGCCGCTCCAGCAGCCGGGCGCGGACCCCCGCCACCATCCGGAGGGTCACGTCGTGGGTGACCAGCCGCTCGGCGTAGCGCACGGCGGCCCGGGAGACGCCGAACAGGCGGACCCCGGTGATCAGCGGCATGAGCGTGAGCAGCGTGGTGGGCCGCTGCGCCGCGCCGGTGACGAGCGCGCCCGAGGTGGCCAGCAGCGCCGCGCCGCACAGCACCGTGAGCGACCCCAGCGCCACCGCGAGCGCCGTCCGCGGGAGCCGGACGAGCTCCAGCACCTCCCTCACCGGGGCACCGCCGGCTCGTGCACCGCGCCGTCCTCGACGAGCACCACCCGGTCGTGCAGTGCCAGCGGCGCGCTCCGGTGGGTGACGGTGACGACCGTGCGCCCCACGGCGACGTCCTCCAGCGCGGCGAGCACCTCCCGCTCCCCCTGCGGGTCGAGCTGACCGGTCGGCTCGTCGAGGACGAGCAGGGCGGCGTCCTTGACGTAGGCGCGGGCCAGCGCCAGCCGCAGCCGCTCGCCGCCCGAGAGGCGGGCGGCGTCCTCGCCGAGCGGGGTCTGCAGGCCCTGCGGCAGCCGGCGGACGACGTCGAGCAGCCGGGCGCGGGCCAGCGCCTCCTCGACGTCGGCGTCGGCGGCGCCGGGGCGGCCGAGCCGCACGTTGTCCGCGACGGTGCCCGGCAGCAGCCACGGCCGCTCGGGCACGTAGGCCACCGCGGCCCGCCAGGCGTCCGGGTCGAGGTCGGCCAGCGGGACGCCGCCGACCAGCACGGCGCCCTCGTCGGGGACGGCGAAGCCCAGCAGCACCCGGACGAGGCTGGTCTTGCCCGCGCCGCTGGGCCCCACCAGCGCGGTCCGCGACAGCGGCGGCAGGTCGAGGTCGACCCCGGCGAGGGCGGCCCGCCCGCCGTGGCGCAGGGTGACACCCCGCAGCCGCACGTGGGGGACGCCCGGCGGGACGGCGCGGGTGCCGCGGGCCGGCACCGGGGTGTCCAGCAGCGCGAACACCCGCTCGGCGGCCGGCCGCCCCTCCAGGCTGGCGTGCCGGTCGGCGCCCAGCGCGCGCAGCGGCGCGAAGAACTCCGGGGTCAGCAGCAGCACCAGCAGGGCGCGCTGCAGCGTCAGCTCCCCCTCGAAGAGCCGCACGCCCACCGTGACCGCGACCAGCGCCGTGCACAGCACCGCGCCGAACTCGAGCACGAAGCCCGACAGGAAGGCGGCGCGCAGCAGCCGCATCGTGCTGGCGCGGTGGGCCTCGCTGACGTCGGCCAGCCACCCGGTGGTCGTCCGCGCCCGGCCGTAGGCGACCAGCGTCGGCAGCACGCGGAGGGTGTCGACCAGCGCCGACCCGAGCCGGGCCAGCGTCTCCCACGAGGCGCGCGCCGCCCGCTCGGCGAAGGTGCCGGTCAGCCAGAGGAAGAGGAGCACCAGCGGGCCGGTGAGCAGCAGCAGCGCGCCGCTGGCCGGGTCGAGCACCAGCACGGTCGCGGCCACCAGCGGCGGGACGACGGCCGCCGCCACCCCGCCGGACAGCAGCCGCCCGACGACGCCGTCCAGCTTGCCGACGCCCTCGGTGACGGTGGTGACCAGCTCGCCGGCCCGCTCGCCCTCCACGGCCGCGGGACCGAGGGCGGGGAGCCGGCGCAGCAGCGCGGCCCGCAGCGTCCGGCGGACCCGCGCGGAGGTCCGCGCGGCGGCCCGGTCGCGGACGGCGAGCAGGCCGGCGCGGGCCAGCCAGGCGGCCAGGGCCCCGGCGAGGGCGCCGGCCAGGGCGCCCGGCGTGGCCTCCCCCGCGGCCACCGCGCTGACGAAGGCGGCCACCAGCGCCCACTGCACGACGACCAGCGCCCAGGTCAGCAGGCCGAGCACGCCGCAGGTGAGCGCCAGCCGGCGGGGGCCCGGGAGGGCGAGCAGGCGTCCTGCGGGACCGTGGCCCATCAGTGACCGTGGTCCCTCAGTAGCCGTGGGTGAGGGCGCCCTCGTCGGGGCGGACGCGCTCCCGGAAGACGTAGTAGTTCCAGATCTGGTAGCCGATGATCAGCGGCAGGAAGATCCCGCCCACCCAGGTCATCAGGACCAGCGTGTAGTTCTGGCTCGCCGTCTCCTCCAGCGTCAGGCCGAAGTCCGGGTCGATGGTCGAGGGCAGCACCTCGCCGCGGGTGAACAGCGCGATGAACACCGTGACCGTGGCGAACAGGACGGTCAGGCCGCTCATGGTGAAGGCCAGGGTGTCCCTGCGCCGCGACAGCGCCAGCCAGATGCTGGCCAGCGTCAGGAACGCGCCCACCGGGAACACCCACGGGAGGATGCCGAAGTCCTCGAACAGGTCCTCGGTCACGTAGCCCATGACGACGAAGCCGACGATCGCGACCGTGGCCAGCGCGCCCCACCGCAGCGCCGCCGTCCGGGCGCGGTTGTAGAGGACGGTGTCCTTGTGCAGGCGCAGCAGCAGGAAGTTCGCGCCGTGCAGGGTGAACAGCAGCAGCGTCGACAGCCCGCCGACGATCGAGAACGGCGTGAACATCTCGGCGAACCCGCCCTGCACGCGGCCCTCGCGGCCCACCGGCAGCCCCTCGATGATCTTGGCCATGATCACGCCCCACAGGAACGAGGGGATGACGCTGCCGGCGAAGGACATCCAGTCCCACAGGTCGCGCCACCGCTTGCTGTCGACCTGGTTGCGGTACTCGAAGGCCACGCCCCGCAGCAGCAGGGCCAGCAGGATCAGCACGAACAGCGGGTACATGCCGCTGAAGACCGCGCCGTACCAGACGGGGAACGTGGAGAACATCAGCCCGGCGGCGGCGATCACCCACACCTCGTTGCCGTCCCAGAACGGCCCGATGGTGCCGGTGAGCGCCCGCTCCTCGGGCTCGGTCCTGGCCAGCGTGGGCCGCAGGATGTCGACGCCGAAGTCGAAGCCCTCCAGGAAGAAGTAGAGGGTGAAGGTGAAGGCGATCAGCCAGAACCAGAGGGTGACGAGGTCCACCGTCAGTTCCTCCTCTCGTACCCCTGGTGCCCGACGCTCTCGTAGTCCGGCGCCGGCGCGGCCACCAGCTGCGCCTCCGGCTTGCGGTGGATCCCGGCGCGGGCGGTCACCGACAGCAGGTAGACGTCCAGCCCGATCAGCGCCAGGTACACCGCCCACAACCCGACCAGGCCGGCGAGCACCTCGCCGGCGGTGTTGGCGCTGACACCCTCCTCGACGGTGAGCAGGCCGTAGACCATGAACGGCTGGCGGCCCATCTCGGTCACGATCCATCCGGTGAAGTTGGCGACCCACGGCAGCGGGATGAACAGCACCAGCGCCCGGAGGAACCAGCGGGTGGTGTCGATCCCGTCCTTGCGCCGCCACCACAGGAACAGGCCGAGGAACGCCGTCGCCAGCAGCAGCGAGCCGACGGCGACCATGATCCGGAACGACCAGTAGACCCAGGTGACCGGAGGGATGTAGTCCCCCTCCCCGTAGAGCTCCTGGTACTCCTCGTTGAGCGGGATCAGGCCCTCGTAGCGGCCCTCGAGGCTGTTGTAGGCCAGCACCGAGCCGACGATGGGGATCTCGATGTTGAACGAGTTCTCCTGCGCGTCCTCGTCGATGAAGGCGACCAGCGACCACGGCGCCGGCGAGTCCGACGTCTCCCACTGCGCCTCCATCGCCGCGAACTTCATCGGCTGGTCCTCGCGGGCGGCCTGGCCCGCGGTGTGCCCGCTGACGACGGAGAACACCGTGCCGATGGCCGCGAAGACCAGCCCGATCCGCAGCGAGCGGGAGTAGACGTCGGCGTCCTGGCGGCGCAGCAGGTGGAAGGCGCTGATGCCGAGCACGAAGAACGCCGCGACCACCCAGGCGCTGCCCTGCACGTGGAAGAAGTAGAGCCAGGCCTTGTAGTTGAAGACGACGGCGGCGAAGTCGGTCAACCGGGCCTGGCCCTCGACCACCTCGTAGCCGACCGGGTGGTGCATCCAGGCGTTGGCCAGCACGATCCAGAAGGCGCTGATCTGCGTGCCGATCGCGACCAGCCAGATGCTGCCCAGCCGCATCCAGGGCTTGAGCCGGTCCTTGCCGAACCACCACAGCCCGATGAAGGTGCTCTCGAGGAAGAACGCCATGAGCACCTCGAGCGCCAGCGGGACGCCGAAGATGTTGCCGACGAAGTCGGAGTACTCGCTCCAGTTCATCCCGAACTGGAACTCCTGCACGATCCCGGTCACCACGCCCACGGCGAAGTTGATGAGGAAGAGGTGACCGAAGAAGTTGGTCATCTTCTCGTAGACGTGGCGCCGGTCCTCGCGGACGTAGGCGATCGTCTCCATCACCGCGATGAGGAACGCCAGTCCGACGGTCAGCGAGACGAAGAAGAAGTGGAAGATGCTCGTCGAGGCGAACTGGAACCGCGAGAGCTCGACGACGTCCAAGGGGCGGCCTCGTTCCGTGTGGCCGGACGCGCGGTGACGACACGGGGCTGGTGCGGGGGAAGAGGGCGTCCGGGAGGCCAGCGTGTCACGCGCCGCGCCCGGTGGCACCGTGAAAGCCCTGGCAGACGGGGCCGTTCCACTCGGGCCCGGAAGGTGCCGATGAGAGGGGCATGCGTGCCAGCTCCGTCGCCACCGCCCTCGCCGCCTTCGCCGCCGGGATGACCGCCTCGGCGGCCCTGCGCCGGCTCGCCGCCCACCGCGCCCCCGCGCCGGCGGCCGCCGCTCCGGCCTGCTCCCCCGACGCCGTGACCGGGACCGACCGCGACGCCGTCGTCCTGCCGTTCTCCCGGCCGGTCCCGGTGCCGGCCCCCGCCCGGCCGGCCGGCCCGGCCCGGTGCGGGGACAGCGGCGGCCGGACGAAGGCCGGTGCGCCCTGCGCCGCGCGGGCCGCCGCCGGTGGCCGCTGCCACCACCACCCGCTGGCCGCCTGACCCGCGGCGGCGGCGTCGGCCCGGCCGGCCGGGAGCGCGGAGTGTGCACGTCCCGCGCTCCCGGCGGGCCGGCGACCGCGACGCGTGCACACACCGCCGGCCGGGCGCCCCGTGCCCGGGTCAGCCGGGGAAGGGCAGCGGCGGCAGCAGCGCCGTCCACGGACGCGCCGCGGCCGGCCGGCGACCGCGCGCCCCCCGCCCCGGCTCCCGCGTCGCCTGCCGCGCCCTGAGCCGGGCCGACTCCTCGCGGTCCGCGGAGCGCCGGGCGTGCCGGGTGCGGGCGTCGTCCGCGCCCGGCACGGAGAAGCCGTCGGCGGTCAGCGAGCAGGCCGAGAGCCGGACCCAGCGCGTGCCGCCCGCGTCGTCCCGGACGCCGACCGCGAGATCGGCGCCGTGACGCCGGAGTACCAGGGACACGCCGCGCACGGCCGCCTCGGTGTCCGCGGCGGCCGCGGCGGCGGGGCCGAACAGCCAGGTCACGTGCGGGAACCGGGCACGCAGCCGGTCGTCGCGCTGCCGCCAGGCGACGTCGGACACGGGCGCCAGCGCCACCTCCAGGACCTCGCGGGCGTCGTCCACCACGAGGTGCAGGTCCGTGCTCCCGTCCCGGTGGCGGGTCGTGCGCACCTGCGGGCGGTGACCCTGCCCGGACAGCCACGCCGTCAGGACGTGCTGGTAGCGCAGGTGGTCGTAGGCGCGCTCCGCCGAGGGGCCCCCACCGCCGGCGAACGCGCACGACACGGGGCCGTCGTGCTCCAGGTGCGGCCGCGCCCCCGCACCGGTGCGCAGGAGGAGCCGCCCGCCGCAGCCGCCGGCCTGGCGCGCGCACCAGAGGTCGTCGTGCCGCTGGAGCCGGCGCGCGGCGGACGGGTCCTCCGGCACGGGAACGGCGCGGGTCCCCGCCGGCCCGTCGGTGACCGCCCACAGCAGGTCGGTGGACACGTATCCCTCCTCGGCTCGGCACACGGGACCGTAGGCGGGGACACCGACAGGACCGCGCCACGCCGGCCCCGTCCGGGTCCGGACGCACGACCGGCGCCCCCTCCCGGAGGAGGAGGCGCCGGTGTGCGGTCCCTGCAGGGGTCCTCGACTAGCCGGCGAGGTCGGTGGCCAGCTCACCCTCGAAGGCGTCCTGGACGACCTCGGCACCGCCGGGGACGTCGGCCGGCCGCAGGACGAAGCTCTGCGTGCTGGGCGACACCCCCGTCTCGAAGCCCTCGATGGGCACGAGCAGCCCACCGGTGTCGATGTCGGCCAGCTCCCCGAACGCGGCGGTGACGCCCTCGCGGGTGAGGTCGCCGCTCTCGCAGGCCGCGGTCAGCACCTGGTTCATGACGTCGCCCATGGCGTACCCGAAGATCGCGCCGAGGCTCGGCGTGGTGTTCGGGTAGGCGGCCTGGTACTGCTCGAGCAGCTCGGGCTGGGCCGCCCACGCCGTAATCGGCGAGGCGACGTACAGGTGGTCCTTGAGCCACTGCGCGGTCGGGCCCTGCAGCAGGCCGGGCGCGAAGACCGGGTTGCTGCCCAGGATCGGCACGTCGAGGCCCGAGGCCTGCGCCACCGCGGCCGCCGAGGCGGTCTGCGTGGGCGCGACGGTCAGGACGATGGCGTCCACGCCCGCCGAGGCGAACTGGGTGACCTGCGCCGACATGTCCTGGTCGGTGGACTTGATCTGCGCCTCCACCACCTCCAGGCCCCGGGCCTCGGCGACGGCGCGGGTGCCGGCCAGGCCGTTCTCCCCGTACTCGCCCTCGAAGTAGATGTGCCCGACGGTGTCGCCGTCGGCCAGCAGCCCCTGGTCGAACAGGTACTGGTAGCCGTTGGCCAGCTCCACGTCGTAGGTGGCGCCGAGGACACCGGTACCCGGGATCTCGGTGAGCGTCCGCGCCCAGGCCGACGGGAAGTTGACGATCTGGTCGGCCTCGTACTCCGGCGCGAGCGCGGTGTTGATCGGCGAGCCGATCGTCTGCTGCATCGCCAGGATGTTGTCCTTCATCCCGCTGTAGAGCTGCACGCCCGTCTGCGGCACGTAGGTGGTGTCCTGGACGTCGAGCTCGACGTCGTAGGTCTCGCAGACCTGGTTGTCCTGCCAGTAGAGCTGGTTGCCGTTGGTGATGTCCTGGCCCAGCGCGGCGAAGACGCCGGTCAGGTCGGTGAGCACGCCCAGCCGGATCGTGGTGCCCTCGATGCCGACGTCGGTGGTGACGTCCCCCTCACCGCCTCCGCCTCCCCCGCCGCCGCCGCTCTCCGGTGCCTTGGTGCTGCAGCCGCTGACCGCGACGACGACGGCAGCGGCCAGGACGGTGGCCCCCCGTAGACGCATTCCTGCTCTCATGTGGTGCTGCTCCCTCGTGTGGGTGGATCGGACGGGTCGGGGACGGTGGTGCTCGGGTCCGAGCCCGCGGCGGCGCTCGGGGCTCCGCGGCCGGGACCGTGTCCCCGGCGGCGGAAGCGGTTGGCGAACCCGGCCAGGCCGCCGGGCTCGAAGAGGACGACGAGGACGATCGCCAGGCCGAAGAGGTAGCGGGCGGCCACCCCGGCGGAGATGCCGCCCTCCCCGGGCGCGCTGACCAGGGGCAGGACGTCGGCGAACTGCTGGAAGACCAGCGGCAGCGCGGTGACGAAGGCCGCGCCCAGCGCCGCGCCGGCGACCGAGCCGAGGCCGCCCAGCACGATCATCGCCAGGTAGAGGATCGAGACGGTGAGGCCGAAGGACTCCGGCGCGATGCTGCCGATCGACAGCGCGTACATGACCCCGGACAGCCCCGCGTACATGGAGCTGACCAGGAACACCCGCGCCTTGTAGGCCTGGACGTTGACGCCCATGACGGAGGCGGCCACCTCGCTGTCGCGCAGGGTCTGCAGCGCCCGGCCGGGCCGGCTGCGCAGCAGGTTGCGGGCGAAGAGGTAGGCGGCCAGGGCCAGGACGATGCCGAGGTACCACAGCCGCTCGGCCTCCCGGAACGGGACGCCGAGGACGAACAGCTGCGGGTCGCTGTTGCCGAAGGTGAACCCGAACAGGGAGAACTCCGGCACCGAGCGCCCGTTGAACCCGCCGGTGACCGGCGTCCAGGTGTTGAGCACGTGGACGCCGATGAACACCAGGCCGAGCGAGGCGACGCCGAGGTAGATGCCGCGCAGCCGGGCCGCGATCGGGCTGAAGACCAGCCCGGCCAGGCCGGCGAGCAGGACGCCCACGACCATGCCGACGATCGGCGGCAGCTCGAGCCCGCGCAGCGCCGCCCGCGTGCCCAGCCCGCCGGACTCCCCGGAGATGAACGTGTAGCTGACCGCCCCGACGGCGAGGAAGAACGCGTGCGCCAGGGACAGCTGCCCGGTGGTGCCGACCAGCAGGTTGAGCCCGATGGCACCGACGATCGCCCCGGCGACGGCGAACCCGGTGCGCAGCCAGAACTCCTCCACGTACAGCGGGAGGACCAGCAGCACGACCAGGGCCGCGAGGAGCAGCAGCGGCTTGAGGAACCGCGCCGGCGAGCGCCGGGGGCCCGACCCGGCCGGGGTGGCCGTCGAGCGGGAGGCGCCGGCCGGCGCGGAGAGGGTGTCAGACACGTGTCAGCTCCTTGGTCCCGAACAGGCCGGAGGGGCGGACCAGCAGCACGATGATCATCACGACGTAGGGGGCGACCTCGCCGAAGCCGCGGCCCAGGAAGGACAGCTGCTCCTGGTAGCCGGCGGCGAGCGCCTCGGTGATCCCGATCAGCAGTCCCCCGACCAGCGCGCCGCCGGTGGAGTCCAGGCCGCCGAGGATCGCCGCTGGGAAGGCGCGCAGCGCGACGGTGTAGGCGGCCGCGCTCACGCCCGGGGTGGGGGCGCCGACCAGGAAGAGCGCCGCGACCGCGGCGAGGATGCCGGCGACCACCCACGCCAGGGCCGAGACCCGGCCCTGCCGGATGCCCATCAGCGCCGCCGCCTCGCCGTCCTCGGCCGAGGCGCGCATCGCCACGCCCCAGCTGGAGTACTTGAAGGCGGCGAAGAACGCGACGATGAGCACCGCGGCGACGCCCATCGCGATCAGCCGGTTCTCGCTGATGCCGATGCCGCCGATGCGGACGGAGTCCCCACCCCACGGGTGCGGCACGTTGAGGATGTCGGGGCCGATCTGCCGGATCAGCTCCGTCAGCAGAATGATGTCGACGCCGATGGTGACGATGGCCAGGCTGATCACCGGCGCGCCGCGGAGCCGGTTGATGATGAACCGCTCGACGAGCAGCGCGGCCAGCGCGGTGACGAGGATGCCGACCAGCACCGCGGGCAGGAAGCCGAGCGTGTCCGACAGCCGGGCGATCGTGTAGGCGCCGAGCAGCAGCAGCGACCCGTGGGTGAAGCTGACGACCTCGCTGGCCTTGAAGATGATCACGAAGCCCAGGGCGATGAGCGCGTAGATGGCGCCCAGCGAGATGCCGTTGAGCAGCAGGGACAGGAACTGGGTCACGACGAGCCCCCCGTGGCCTCGGTGGAGTGGTGGACGACCGCGTCGGCGGGGTTGTCCTCGTTGCCCGAGCCCAGGTAGGCGCGGATG
This region of Geodermatophilus bullaregiensis genomic DNA includes:
- the cydC gene encoding thiol reductant ABC exporter subunit CydC; translation: MREVLELVRLPRTALAVALGSLTVLCGAALLATSGALVTGAAQRPTTLLTLMPLITGVRLFGVSRAAVRYAERLVTHDVTLRMVAGVRARLLERLTPLAPAALTGARGGELLSRVRADVDELQGVVARLLVPAGVAVLAGGVAVTLTALVSPATAAVLAGLLLLLGVGVPAAAAHLGRRAAVAAARADADVAADTLDLVRGLADHLSGDGGATALRGLDAHLARQEDAERAAARLAALTTACREGVPGLGLVAALWLVGQDVAAGTTSPLLLAACALGVLGAFEAVGGLGAAWSTAGGIRAAAGRVRALGGLPPAVTDPDAPLPLPPGSALQFEGVALTHPGSAAPALAGLDLTVPDGAKVALTGRSGAGKSTVLALVLRSRDPDAGRVTLGGTDLRRLSLAAVRSRLAWAPQEPQVLAGSLAANLRLGRPGASDAELAAALGEVGLGALLDSVGLDGWLGDAGERLSAGERARVGLARALLAPADVLLLDEPTAHLDPDLSARVLALLAGDRRTVLLVSHDAAALDGRWRVVPLDG
- the cydD gene encoding thiol reductant ABC exporter subunit CydD — encoded protein: MGHGPAGRLLALPGPRRLALTCGVLGLLTWALVVVQWALVAAFVSAVAAGEATPGALAGALAGALAAWLARAGLLAVRDRAAARTSARVRRTLRAALLRRLPALGPAAVEGERAGELVTTVTEGVGKLDGVVGRLLSGGVAAAVVPPLVAATVLVLDPASGALLLLTGPLVLLFLWLTGTFAERAARASWETLARLGSALVDTLRVLPTLVAYGRARTTTGWLADVSEAHRASTMRLLRAAFLSGFVLEFGAVLCTALVAVTVGVRLFEGELTLQRALLVLLLTPEFFAPLRALGADRHASLEGRPAAERVFALLDTPVPARGTRAVPPGVPHVRLRGVTLRHGGRAALAGVDLDLPPLSRTALVGPSGAGKTSLVRVLLGFAVPDEGAVLVGGVPLADLDPDAWRAAVAYVPERPWLLPGTVADNVRLGRPGAADADVEEALARARLLDVVRRLPQGLQTPLGEDAARLSGGERLRLALARAYVKDAALLVLDEPTGQLDPQGEREVLAALEDVAVGRTVVTVTHRSAPLALHDRVVLVEDGAVHEPAVPR
- a CDS encoding NAD(P)/FAD-dependent oxidoreductase, producing MSQQVPSSASVVVVGGGVVGLATAYELARAGVRDVVLVERDALGSGSTCKAAGGVRAMFSDPVNIALGARSLETFRDFPTRFGQEIDFAPVGYLFLLGTPEAVTDFAAAVAQQNALGIPSRMVDVAEARRLSPLISPEGLLAAAWSPADGHCTPESVVLGYASAARRAGATVVPHCAATGIDVVDGRVTAVHTQAGTVRTGAVVCAAGAWSAQVGAWAGVDLPVTPLRRQVLVTEPVPGLDPHTPFTIDFGTSFYFHREGQGLLMGMSDPDETPGFRLTRSDAWLPRLGEAIERRAPALAGVGVASGWAGLYEMTPDHNALIGRASGVDTFLYATGFSGHGFLMGPAVGEVVRDLYLGGQPFVDVAALDVRRFAGAGARPELNIV
- a CDS encoding quinone oxidoreductase family protein; the protein is MQAVVYERTGGPEVLTVREVPDPEPGDGEVLVDVEAVGVNFRDVYEREGRPPYTADPPAVLGAEGAGRVVGTGERVAWLGVPGSYAARVAAPRAALVPVPDGVGSEVAAAVLLQGCTAQYLAADSHPVAQGEWVVVHSAAGGVGLLLTQLVRDRGGHVLATTSTEEKAELARAAGADEVVVGYDGFAERVRELSGGEGAAAVYDGVGRTTFADGLRALRPTGRMIVYGAASGQPEPLEVQRLAAHGSLYVQRPTLATYTRTPEMLRERAGAVLDLVAAGRLDVRIGARLPLAQARRAHEDLEGRRTTGKVLLLP
- a CDS encoding isochorismatase family cysteine hydrolase, producing the protein MPAARGWDAPGMQRAFGVDVPETVAEMCRPGAGAVLVYDAQVGILAHVRDREGLVARIDDVLRAARASGVPVFYVRHVSLPPSHMGVSALRTAMAWQRTDRAGAVTAAFPPDAEHTRITGELAPVDGEPVFDKLGMSALVGTPLEAALRDRGVTTLLLVGAVLEIGIEPTARHAADLGFLPVVVEDACGVVDEDAARRSLAALDYSLLSHRCTAAEAVAALGG